The following coding sequences are from one Streptomyces angustmyceticus window:
- a CDS encoding GNAT family N-acetyltransferase: protein MTIVLSTPTVDGVREAMAALRAWQYDEAPMQLHSGDIGWNYRFGTAETAAVVRTWSRDGRILAVGMLDSPTLVRMAVAPDAFRDEDLARRLVEDFSLPERGVLPEGTVSIEVPPGLLLHDLLSKEGWGVDEPWTPLFRDLTEPVEDPGVRIKSIGPEQAQDFADVLRSAFNTSRPTREYGHALSAGPFYADARCLGAYDDQGSVAAVVTVWSAGPGKPGLVEPMGVHKDHRGRGYGRAITVAGAAALREMGSSSSRVCTPSSNVGGVATYKAAGFEVRPEVRDRIRTA from the coding sequence ATGACGATTGTGCTGAGTACGCCGACTGTCGACGGGGTACGCGAGGCCATGGCCGCGCTGCGGGCGTGGCAGTACGACGAAGCGCCGATGCAGTTGCATTCCGGGGACATCGGCTGGAACTACCGGTTCGGAACGGCCGAGACGGCCGCGGTGGTCCGGACCTGGAGCCGGGACGGGAGGATACTCGCGGTCGGGATGCTCGACTCGCCGACGCTGGTGCGGATGGCGGTCGCTCCGGACGCCTTCCGGGATGAGGACTTGGCGCGGCGGCTGGTCGAGGACTTCTCACTGCCTGAGCGCGGTGTGCTGCCGGAGGGAACGGTGTCCATCGAGGTCCCCCCGGGCCTGCTGCTCCACGACCTGCTGAGCAAGGAGGGCTGGGGCGTCGACGAGCCGTGGACGCCTCTCTTCCGCGACCTCACCGAGCCGGTGGAGGACCCCGGCGTGCGGATCAAATCGATCGGCCCGGAGCAGGCGCAGGACTTCGCCGACGTCCTGCGGTCGGCGTTCAACACCTCGCGGCCTACGCGCGAGTACGGGCATGCGTTGTCGGCGGGGCCGTTCTACGCCGACGCCCGCTGCCTGGGCGCCTATGACGACCAGGGCAGCGTGGCGGCGGTGGTGACGGTGTGGTCGGCCGGCCCGGGGAAGCCGGGGCTGGTCGAGCCGATGGGCGTCCACAAGGATCACCGTGGTCGCGGCTACGGCCGGGCGATCACCGTGGCCGGGGCGGCCGCGCTGCGGGAGATGGGCTCGTCGAGCTCACGTGTGTGCACGCCGAGCTCCAATGTCGGCGGCGTCGCCACGTACAAGGCGGCCGGGTTCGAGGTGCGGCCCGAGGTGCGGGACCGGATCCGGACGGCCTGA
- a CDS encoding DUF7489 domain-containing protein: MFTSHKVGRDDSWEGVVIDKSRGMLDGSNMYHFVEVRRADGESMKVRISRRLWKSIEVNDRVVKRPGADPVKE, encoded by the coding sequence ATGTTCACATCTCACAAAGTCGGACGGGACGACTCCTGGGAAGGCGTCGTCATCGACAAGTCGCGGGGCATGCTCGACGGCTCGAACATGTACCACTTCGTCGAGGTCCGCCGTGCCGACGGCGAATCCATGAAAGTCCGGATCAGCCGCCGGCTCTGGAAGTCGATCGAGGTCAACGACCGGGTCGTCAAGCGGCCGGGAGCCGACCCGGTCAAGGAGTAG
- a CDS encoding DUF4232 domain-containing protein, with amino-acid sequence MNRTYTARIRRAALTAAAGVALAATVTACGTNGGSGSAASDDSAASAKATPESSSGASQEGSGSGKEAGSSANGGTSAKDGSSSSGSKSGQPGDQKGHGQSCGANDLKFSARSESQAGGYILLSARAKPGITCTIPSGLPSISFGSNGIEAHPAEQAVGPAVTLSGSKTAYAGINPKTTKTNGGVEFTFLIAAIGSSDPNPASVSTGSVTVDRPIVTNWHTSPADAVPGDGTDN; translated from the coding sequence GTGAACCGCACCTACACCGCCCGTATACGACGTGCCGCGCTCACCGCGGCTGCCGGTGTAGCGCTCGCGGCGACTGTCACCGCCTGCGGCACGAATGGCGGTAGCGGGTCGGCCGCGTCCGACGACTCCGCGGCGTCCGCCAAGGCCACCCCGGAGTCGTCGAGCGGTGCGTCCCAGGAGGGCTCCGGCAGCGGCAAGGAGGCCGGCTCGTCCGCGAATGGGGGCACGTCGGCGAAGGACGGTTCGTCCTCGTCGGGCTCCAAGTCGGGCCAGCCCGGAGACCAGAAGGGCCACGGACAGTCCTGCGGGGCCAACGACCTGAAGTTCTCGGCGCGCTCCGAGTCGCAGGCGGGCGGCTACATCCTGCTTTCTGCCCGCGCCAAGCCCGGCATCACCTGCACGATCCCCAGCGGGCTGCCCTCCATCTCCTTCGGATCCAACGGCATCGAGGCGCACCCCGCCGAGCAGGCGGTCGGCCCGGCGGTCACACTCAGCGGCTCCAAGACCGCCTATGCCGGCATCAACCCCAAGACCACCAAGACCAACGGCGGCGTCGAGTTCACTTTCCTCATCGCGGCGATCGGCTCGTCCGACCCGAACCCGGCGAGCGTCTCCACGGGCTCCGTCACCGTCGACAGGCCCATCGTCACCAACTGGCACACCAGCCCCGCCGACGCCGTCCCCGGTGACGGAACGGACAACTGA
- a CDS encoding cellulase family glycosylhydrolase, producing MRSTSRVALAALTVIAAVALLLGVLPAQAQAHPDRAPVRVPDRVTVGDRTFITDGQGRALQWRGFNLADKNSRGANAFADIHEYDLKDMAARGFNLARLAFFWDDLEPTPGHYDRGYLTKMRRILDWANRYHIKVILDAHQDVYGPHFGSRGVPDWATRDEGLPFWPIPDDWFSEYFEPSVQTAFDHLYKDADFRAAHARMWMTVASALGRHPALLGYDLMNEPFAKFLEGEDLPAAAARFEATELTELWNRLARAIRLVDRKSWVFVEPTVIVGVGVPTRMGHIDDPHAGYAPHFYETAMETGADYDPNGPFIPSYEAAISDYPTRHRMPVIVGEWGGNPYVPHASQFVTDMTASLDRFASGWTWWQWCRGGGYCFLDQTGTAKPNAQLLVQPYAQAVAGDPLTFAYDPATRTYTLTFRTRDTAVGPTRITVPRDTYPGGYRIDIQGNKASWDHYGQSVTVTTHGRAGATYRVTISPR from the coding sequence ATGCGCTCGACCTCCCGCGTCGCCCTCGCCGCCCTCACCGTGATCGCCGCGGTCGCCCTCCTGCTCGGTGTCCTCCCCGCGCAGGCCCAGGCCCACCCCGACCGCGCGCCCGTCCGTGTCCCCGACCGGGTCACGGTCGGTGACCGCACCTTCATCACCGACGGCCAAGGCCGCGCGCTCCAGTGGCGCGGCTTCAACCTCGCCGACAAGAACAGCCGAGGCGCCAACGCCTTCGCCGACATCCACGAGTACGACCTGAAGGATATGGCCGCCCGGGGCTTCAACCTCGCGCGCCTCGCGTTCTTCTGGGACGACCTCGAACCCACCCCCGGCCACTACGACCGCGGCTACCTCACCAAGATGCGCCGCATCCTCGACTGGGCCAACCGCTACCACATCAAGGTCATCCTCGACGCCCACCAGGACGTATACGGCCCGCACTTCGGCTCCCGCGGCGTCCCCGACTGGGCCACCCGCGACGAGGGGTTACCGTTCTGGCCGATACCCGACGACTGGTTCTCCGAGTACTTCGAGCCGTCCGTACAGACCGCCTTCGACCACCTGTACAAGGACGCCGACTTCCGCGCCGCGCACGCTCGCATGTGGATGACGGTCGCCTCCGCCCTGGGCAGGCACCCGGCGCTGCTCGGCTACGACCTGATGAATGAGCCGTTCGCGAAGTTCCTCGAAGGTGAAGACCTCCCCGCCGCCGCGGCCCGCTTCGAGGCCACCGAACTCACCGAGCTGTGGAACCGCCTGGCCCGGGCGATCCGCCTGGTCGACCGCAAGTCGTGGGTATTCGTCGAACCGACCGTCATCGTCGGTGTCGGCGTCCCGACCCGGATGGGCCACATCGACGACCCGCACGCCGGCTACGCGCCGCACTTCTACGAGACCGCGATGGAAACCGGCGCCGACTACGACCCCAACGGCCCCTTCATCCCCTCCTACGAGGCCGCGATCAGCGACTACCCGACCCGTCACCGCATGCCGGTGATCGTGGGGGAGTGGGGCGGCAACCCCTACGTTCCGCACGCGAGCCAGTTCGTCACCGACATGACGGCCTCCCTGGACCGCTTCGCCAGCGGCTGGACGTGGTGGCAGTGGTGCCGGGGCGGCGGCTACTGCTTCCTCGACCAGACGGGCACCGCGAAGCCCAACGCCCAACTGCTCGTCCAGCCATATGCGCAGGCCGTCGCGGGCGACCCGCTCACGTTCGCGTACGACCCGGCTACCCGCACCTACACGCTCACTTTCCGCACCCGCGACACCGCGGTGGGGCCCACCCGGATCACCGTGCCCCGGGACACGTACCCAGGCGGCTACCGCATCGACATCCAAGGCAACAAGGCCAGTTGGGACCACTACGGCCAGTCCGTCACCGTGACCACCCACGGCAGGGCCGGAGCCACCTACCGGGTCACGATCAGCCCGAGATAG